From Klebsiella electrica, the proteins below share one genomic window:
- a CDS encoding MurR/RpiR family transcriptional regulator, with translation MNPQENIVSQFSTLSPELQRAAEFCLQNVNILVVQSMRAFAAQAGVKPATLLRLAQRLGFSGWGELKDAFIDDLGLRNDTYVSKAKKLVAKDTQSKLYEEVFQAHQANLTFTGRENQQAMPRAVTLLDEADNVYICGFRASFPIAWSLYYVYRLFNRQVSLIDGLASNIELFTRELTAGDCVLLTSFAPYSRESLDVLHAAQRAGARIIAITDSPVSPLAQAAECTLLFSIDSPSFFPSVVSGMGLAECLLAMLVARHGNEAVSKIESAERYLIDSGAYVIPGKSG, from the coding sequence ATGAATCCACAAGAAAATATTGTCAGTCAGTTCAGTACGCTTTCACCTGAGTTACAGCGGGCCGCAGAGTTTTGTCTGCAAAACGTGAATATACTGGTTGTGCAATCCATGCGCGCTTTCGCCGCGCAAGCCGGGGTGAAGCCCGCCACGCTGCTGCGTCTGGCGCAGCGTCTCGGGTTTAGCGGCTGGGGAGAGCTGAAGGATGCCTTTATTGACGATCTCGGCTTACGTAATGATACATATGTATCTAAAGCAAAAAAACTCGTTGCCAAAGATACGCAGTCGAAGCTGTATGAGGAAGTCTTTCAGGCGCATCAGGCCAATCTGACCTTCACCGGGCGTGAAAATCAGCAGGCGATGCCGCGAGCCGTCACGCTACTGGATGAGGCGGACAACGTCTATATCTGCGGGTTTCGCGCCAGCTTCCCGATTGCCTGGTCGTTGTATTATGTCTACCGTTTATTCAACCGTCAGGTGTCATTGATTGATGGTCTGGCAAGCAACATTGAACTGTTTACCCGCGAACTCACCGCTGGCGATTGTGTGCTGCTTACCAGTTTTGCCCCCTATTCACGAGAGTCGCTGGATGTCCTGCATGCGGCGCAGCGGGCCGGCGCCCGTATTATCGCCATCACCGACTCACCGGTCTCCCCGTTAGCTCAGGCGGCGGAGTGCACATTGCTGTTTTCAATCGACAGCCCCTCGTTTTTCCCGTCTGTCGTCTCCGGTATGGGGCTGGCGGAATGTCTGCTGGCGATGCTGGTGGCGCGTCACGGCAACGAGGCGGTCAGCAAAATCGAGAGCGCTGAGCGCTATCTGATCGACTCCGGCGCCTATGTGATTCCCGGCAAATCCGGGTAA
- a CDS encoding DUF1852 domain-containing protein, which yields MNKNFTFAIKRSCFDTHYNPAENTRITTNFANLARGDNREENLRNTLTMIDNRFNSLAYWDNPKGDRYSVELEIISVEMTLHDQDRRGSFPVIEILKTNILDKKTQERIDGIVGNNFSSYVRDYDFSVRLLEHNKQQSQFSIPDGFGDLHGNIFKHFVNSHEYQQNFNKPPVICLSVSSKDTYQRTGNQHPVLGIEYQQNGSSLTEQYFAKMGLKVRYFMPQNSVAPLAFYFAGDLLSDYTNLELISTISTMETFQKIYRPEIYNANAAAGQYYQPSLNHQDHSLTKIVYDREERSQLAIEQGKFTEEHFIKPYQNILEKWSAGYAL from the coding sequence ATGAATAAAAATTTTACATTTGCTATCAAACGTAGTTGTTTTGACACGCATTATAACCCCGCTGAAAATACGCGAATTACAACCAACTTCGCGAATCTGGCCAGAGGGGACAACCGCGAGGAAAACTTGCGTAACACGCTGACGATGATTGACAACCGTTTTAACTCGCTGGCGTACTGGGATAACCCGAAAGGCGATCGTTATTCTGTCGAGCTGGAAATTATTTCAGTTGAGATGACACTCCATGACCAGGATCGCCGCGGCAGCTTCCCGGTGATTGAGATATTAAAAACGAATATTCTTGATAAAAAAACGCAAGAACGTATTGACGGCATCGTCGGGAATAATTTTTCTTCTTATGTACGCGATTATGATTTTAGCGTGCGGCTGTTAGAGCATAACAAACAGCAATCCCAATTTAGCATCCCGGATGGTTTTGGCGATCTGCATGGGAATATTTTTAAACATTTCGTCAATTCACACGAGTATCAGCAGAACTTTAACAAACCGCCGGTAATTTGCCTGAGCGTATCGAGCAAAGACACCTATCAGCGGACCGGAAATCAGCATCCGGTATTGGGTATTGAATATCAGCAAAATGGCTCGTCGCTGACCGAACAATATTTCGCCAAAATGGGATTAAAGGTTCGCTATTTTATGCCGCAGAATAGCGTTGCGCCGTTAGCATTTTATTTTGCTGGTGATTTGCTTAGTGATTACACTAATCTTGAGCTGATCAGCACCATCAGTACGATGGAGACGTTCCAGAAGATTTACCGGCCTGAAATTTACAATGCCAATGCTGCCGCAGGGCAATACTATCAACCGAGCCTGAATCACCAGGATCATTCATTAACCAAAATTGTTTATGATCGGGAAGAACGAAGCCAGCTGGCGATTGAGCAAGGAAAATTTACTGAAGAGCATTTCATTAAGCCTTACCAGAATATTCTTGAGAAATGGTCTGCTGGCTACGCACTTTAA
- a CDS encoding methionine synthase, with product MKKLLPTSTAGSLPKPSWLAEPEKLWSPWKLHNEELIEGKKDALSLSLYDQLRAGIDIVSDGEQTRQHFVTTFIEHLSGVDFEKREVVKIRNRYEASVPTVVGEVARQKPVFVEDARFLRQLTRQPIKWALPGPMTMIDTLYDNHYKSREKLAWEFAKILNQEAKELEAAGVDIIQFDEPAFNVFFDEVNDWGIAALERAIEGLKCETAVHICYGYGIKANTDWKKTLGSEWRQYEEAFPRLQTSNIDIISLECHNSHVPMDLLELIRGKKVMVGAIDVATNTIETPEEVAGTLRKALEFVDADKLYPSTNCGMAPLSRQVARGKLNALSAGAEIVRRELLAK from the coding sequence ATGAAGAAATTATTACCCACATCGACGGCTGGCAGCTTACCTAAACCTTCCTGGCTGGCAGAGCCTGAGAAACTGTGGTCCCCGTGGAAATTACATAACGAAGAATTAATTGAGGGGAAAAAAGATGCGCTGAGCTTGTCCCTGTACGATCAGCTGCGTGCGGGAATTGACATTGTCAGCGATGGCGAACAAACGCGCCAGCACTTTGTCACCACCTTTATCGAACACCTCAGCGGCGTGGATTTTGAGAAACGCGAAGTGGTGAAAATTCGCAATCGCTATGAGGCGAGCGTGCCGACGGTCGTGGGTGAAGTGGCGCGTCAGAAGCCCGTTTTCGTTGAAGATGCCCGGTTTTTACGTCAGTTGACCAGACAACCGATTAAATGGGCCCTGCCAGGACCGATGACGATGATCGATACCCTCTATGATAATCACTATAAAAGCCGCGAAAAGCTGGCCTGGGAATTTGCCAAAATTCTCAATCAAGAGGCTAAAGAATTAGAGGCGGCGGGTGTCGATATTATCCAGTTTGATGAACCGGCATTTAATGTCTTTTTTGATGAGGTGAATGACTGGGGGATCGCCGCATTAGAACGAGCCATTGAAGGACTAAAATGTGAAACGGCCGTGCATATCTGCTATGGATATGGCATCAAAGCCAATACCGACTGGAAAAAGACGCTGGGGTCAGAGTGGCGTCAGTATGAAGAGGCGTTCCCGAGACTGCAAACGTCAAATATCGATATCATCTCGCTGGAGTGCCATAACTCGCATGTCCCTATGGATCTGCTTGAGCTGATTCGCGGCAAAAAGGTGATGGTGGGAGCCATTGATGTCGCCACCAATACCATTGAGACCCCGGAAGAGGTCGCCGGTACGCTACGCAAAGCCCTTGAGTTTGTCGATGCCGATAAGCTTTATCCTTCGACCAACTGCGGTATGGCACCACTGTCTCGTCAGGTCGCCAGAGGCAAGCTCAATGCGTTAAGTGCCGGCGCGGAGATTGTCCGTCGGGAGCTGCTGGCGAAATAA
- a CDS encoding GNAT family N-acetyltransferase translates to MMMFRPMREEEYPAYLQYFIADYAREIAANYRLSAEDSLAKAKREIAGDLPEGVNTPGQVLLCLFTQADNRDRHVGYLWYKPDAATRSVFIYDFYIFSACQGQGLGTQALRAFEQEMREQGVEQIRLRVAGDNERARHVYQSTGFWVTGINMSKTLTG, encoded by the coding sequence ATGATGATGTTTCGCCCCATGCGCGAAGAAGAATATCCGGCCTATCTGCAATATTTTATTGCGGATTATGCGCGTGAAATCGCCGCCAACTATCGACTTAGCGCAGAGGATTCACTGGCAAAAGCGAAGCGCGAAATCGCCGGGGATCTTCCGGAGGGGGTGAATACGCCCGGGCAGGTTCTGCTGTGTCTCTTTACCCAGGCAGACAATCGTGACAGACACGTCGGTTATCTCTGGTACAAACCCGATGCCGCCACGCGAAGCGTGTTCATCTATGATTTTTATATCTTCAGCGCCTGCCAGGGGCAGGGGCTGGGCACGCAGGCGCTACGCGCTTTTGAGCAGGAGATGCGTGAGCAGGGGGTTGAACAGATTCGACTTCGCGTTGCCGGGGATAATGAACGAGCCCGCCATGTCTACCAGTCCACCGGTTTTTGGGTGACGGGAATCAATATGAGTAAAACGTTGACCGGTTAA
- a CDS encoding DUF2058 domain-containing protein: MTKLTLQEQLLKAGLVTSKKVAKVQRTAKKSRVQAREAREAVEENKKAQLERDKQLGEQQKQAVLAKEYKAQVKQLIEMNRIVPAKGDIGFNFTDNNLIKKIFVDKLVQSQLISGRLAIARLVADSSGESVYAIIPANVADKIAQRDADSIVLHSALSQEEQDEDDPYADFKVPDDLMW, from the coding sequence ATGACAAAACTCACCTTACAAGAGCAGCTGCTGAAAGCCGGGTTAGTGACCAGCAAAAAGGTCGCTAAAGTGCAAAGAACGGCGAAAAAATCACGGGTTCAGGCGCGTGAAGCGCGAGAGGCGGTGGAAGAAAACAAAAAGGCGCAGCTCGAACGTGATAAGCAGCTCGGTGAACAGCAAAAGCAGGCTGTTTTAGCCAAAGAATATAAAGCCCAGGTGAAACAGCTTATTGAAATGAACCGAATTGTGCCGGCAAAAGGGGACATTGGCTTTAACTTTACCGACAACAACCTCATCAAAAAGATTTTTGTCGATAAGCTGGTTCAGTCCCAACTGATTAGCGGCCGTCTGGCGATCGCGCGTTTGGTGGCAGACAGCAGCGGCGAGAGCGTATACGCGATTATTCCGGCTAACGTCGCGGATAAAATTGCGCAGCGCGATGCGGACAGCATTGTGTTACACAGCGCGCTCAGCCAGGAAGAGCAGGACGAAGACGACCCGTATGCTGATTTTAAAGTGCCTGATGATTTAATGTGGTAG
- a CDS encoding diguanylate cyclase has protein sequence MFQKKPFLLPLLIAFSSGGVILTTFLLLGGIYLFQKKEIENSLLESNLAYAMKIADTTDRYLAMAQRELAWTASELHSTDTSLARHEIERLQLRSEVFNSVGVVDTKAVIIATSPYLPALTGLKVHSDASQNALAVQQPLISGPFTSVAGNEIIMLSHPLRSSDGHYLGYLGGSIYLKKQSMLSDIISLHFYKDNVSVTIVDRDGMVIFATTPSKTTPRLNLSPQLKAYMSNNLSGSFVGRDRLVGYAGLKKSDWNIIVSTPSEVVTSMLLNTAKKISGLVLAILFFIATGVAFLSLRIAKPLAQLARLVQATDSLTSPEKISSIRAWYQEAYLLRDAMEKRFRLVSAQFAALSDEAMTDPLTGLYNRRGFYEQLTYIKNLKNQCAIAVDIDHFKTINDRFGHSAGDAVLVHTADLLKLTCRKGDVISRFGGEEFVVLLSETTLAESAAIAERIRQVISATEFTEAGHLTVSIGVAGLKDYASDYERLLMEADSALYQAKRQGRNRVVVSEHRQ, from the coding sequence ATGTTTCAAAAAAAACCGTTTCTCCTCCCCCTGCTTATTGCTTTCTCGTCAGGGGGGGTTATCCTGACAACTTTTCTGCTTCTTGGAGGGATCTATTTATTTCAAAAGAAAGAAATAGAAAACTCGCTCCTTGAGAGTAACCTGGCTTACGCGATGAAAATTGCTGATACGACAGACCGATATCTGGCCATGGCGCAACGTGAATTAGCCTGGACCGCGTCAGAGCTACATAGCACCGATACATCCCTGGCCAGGCATGAGATAGAGCGTCTGCAGCTGAGGTCAGAAGTCTTTAACTCTGTCGGAGTGGTTGACACTAAGGCTGTTATTATTGCCACTTCACCTTACTTGCCTGCGCTGACAGGCCTCAAAGTGCATTCTGACGCCAGCCAAAATGCTCTGGCCGTTCAACAACCGCTGATTTCTGGTCCATTCACGTCGGTTGCCGGGAATGAGATAATCATGCTCTCGCACCCACTCCGTTCGTCAGATGGTCACTATCTGGGGTATCTCGGTGGAAGCATTTATCTGAAAAAGCAAAGTATGCTAAGTGATATTATTAGTCTTCACTTTTATAAAGATAATGTCTCGGTAACTATTGTCGATCGCGATGGCATGGTGATATTCGCGACGACTCCCTCGAAGACAACCCCGCGTCTCAATCTATCTCCACAATTGAAAGCGTATATGAGCAACAACTTAAGCGGTTCTTTTGTCGGGCGAGATCGTTTGGTTGGCTATGCGGGTCTGAAGAAATCTGACTGGAATATTATTGTGTCAACGCCGTCAGAGGTTGTAACCAGTATGTTGTTGAATACTGCGAAGAAAATTTCCGGGCTGGTGCTGGCTATACTGTTCTTTATTGCTACGGGGGTGGCTTTCCTTTCATTACGGATAGCAAAACCACTGGCGCAGCTTGCCCGGCTGGTTCAGGCCACTGACAGTCTTACCTCCCCGGAGAAAATATCATCCATCAGGGCCTGGTATCAGGAAGCTTATCTACTCAGAGATGCGATGGAAAAACGCTTTCGTTTAGTCTCTGCACAATTTGCCGCGCTCAGTGATGAGGCGATGACAGATCCTTTGACGGGTTTGTATAACCGACGGGGTTTCTATGAGCAATTAACGTATATCAAGAACCTCAAAAATCAGTGTGCGATTGCCGTCGATATCGATCATTTTAAAACGATTAACGATCGTTTCGGGCACAGTGCTGGCGATGCCGTGCTGGTTCATACCGCGGATCTATTAAAACTGACATGCCGCAAAGGGGACGTCATCAGCCGCTTTGGTGGCGAGGAGTTCGTGGTCCTGTTGTCGGAAACCACGCTCGCAGAGTCCGCTGCGATCGCTGAGCGGATCCGTCAGGTCATATCGGCTACAGAGTTCACTGAGGCCGGACATCTTACGGTCTCGATCGGTGTTGCGGGGCTAAAAGATTATGCCAGCGACTACGAACGACTCCTTATGGAAGCGGATTCAGCGTTATACCAGGCCAAACGACAAGGACGAAACCGGGTCGTGGTCAGCGAGCATCGCCAATAG
- a CDS encoding LysE family translocator, producing MQQIAFYMLIASLTIATPGPGVLFTLTNTLNYSLRHAMAGIIGVAAGMGVIAIVAASSVGAIITTSQLALLAVKVTGAAYLIYLGSKLFRSVPPVLNNRAVTAGTDVVPPASQRFRQGLLVSLLNPKPIVFFMALFPQFIHPQQPFVAQFSILAGIFCLLVIAIHSLYGLFAHAVKMKMSAGNLFSKLNKTGGIVFMCFAAGLIISALHPYI from the coding sequence ATGCAGCAGATCGCTTTTTATATGCTTATCGCCAGCCTGACCATCGCCACCCCCGGGCCGGGCGTGTTGTTTACCCTGACGAACACACTGAACTATAGCTTGCGTCATGCCATGGCCGGGATCATCGGTGTGGCCGCCGGAATGGGGGTGATAGCGATCGTTGCGGCCAGCAGTGTCGGAGCGATCATCACCACCTCCCAGCTGGCGCTGCTGGCGGTGAAAGTTACCGGGGCCGCTTACCTGATCTACCTGGGGAGCAAATTATTCCGCTCGGTCCCCCCTGTGCTGAACAATCGCGCGGTCACCGCGGGAACCGATGTCGTACCGCCGGCGAGTCAACGTTTCCGCCAGGGACTGCTGGTTTCTCTGCTCAATCCCAAACCTATTGTCTTCTTTATGGCGCTGTTCCCGCAATTTATTCACCCGCAGCAGCCATTCGTTGCTCAGTTTTCGATACTGGCGGGTATTTTCTGTCTTTTAGTGATCGCCATCCACTCGCTTTACGGGCTTTTCGCCCACGCCGTAAAGATGAAGATGTCTGCCGGTAATCTCTTCAGTAAACTCAATAAAACCGGCGGGATAGTGTTCATGTGTTTTGCAGCTGGCCTTATCATTTCCGCCCTGCATCCTTATATCTGA
- a CDS encoding MFS transporter, translated as MRYIPGRIPVILAVSNLFFTCAVSVDLTIATLVGYQLAPSDELATVPFALITVAGAFSSLFAASMIGRGNEKLAFILGSVCGTAGGLLSFLAVLKGSFLLFCTGCFLVGVYQAFSQYYRLVAADHSPPEVKGQSISLVMIGGVVAAILGPLLTIIARDVPGLPRFAGVYLVVAMLGILSALNLALFLDREKKDPPAPDSAAPPPGSPTSRQLMKRADYRTAWLHLVVGSFVMLFLMTAAPLSVTHHHSMNEGALVIQLHLLGMYVPSLFTGLLIRKVGITALLYTGIALNISAIAVNLSGETMLAYSLSLLLVGIGWNFMFVGGSTLLSLSYRDHERKKAQGLAETSRFIFSAIATSGAGVMLAVVGWKALGLMMLPVLLICLVSTWQYGHALRKDGAIASPAAEDGS; from the coding sequence ATGCGATACATTCCGGGCCGCATCCCCGTCATCCTTGCGGTCAGTAATCTGTTTTTTACCTGCGCTGTCTCTGTTGATCTGACCATCGCCACTCTGGTGGGCTATCAGCTGGCGCCGTCTGATGAACTGGCGACAGTGCCATTTGCGCTCATCACTGTCGCCGGCGCGTTCTCGAGTCTGTTTGCGGCCAGCATGATTGGCCGGGGAAACGAAAAACTCGCGTTTATCCTGGGATCGGTATGCGGTACAGCGGGCGGATTATTGTCTTTTCTCGCCGTGCTGAAGGGCAGTTTTTTACTTTTTTGCACCGGCTGCTTTCTTGTCGGCGTCTATCAGGCTTTCAGCCAGTACTATCGTCTGGTTGCCGCCGATCACTCCCCGCCGGAAGTGAAGGGGCAGTCTATCTCTCTGGTCATGATTGGCGGCGTTGTGGCGGCAATCCTCGGGCCGCTGTTGACGATTATTGCGCGGGATGTCCCCGGGCTACCTCGCTTTGCCGGTGTTTATCTCGTTGTGGCAATGCTGGGTATTCTGTCTGCGCTTAATCTGGCCCTGTTCCTCGATCGAGAAAAAAAAGATCCCCCTGCCCCGGACAGCGCCGCGCCTCCGCCAGGGTCACCGACCAGTCGGCAGTTAATGAAACGTGCGGATTACCGTACGGCCTGGCTTCACCTGGTCGTGGGCTCCTTCGTGATGCTTTTTCTTATGACGGCGGCCCCTCTCTCCGTGACGCACCACCATTCAATGAATGAGGGCGCGCTGGTTATTCAGCTGCATCTGCTGGGGATGTATGTCCCTTCACTGTTTACCGGTCTGCTGATACGAAAAGTGGGTATCACCGCTCTGTTATATACCGGGATCGCGCTCAACATATCAGCCATCGCGGTTAACCTGAGCGGGGAAACGATGCTGGCATACAGCTTAAGTCTGCTGCTGGTGGGGATCGGATGGAACTTTATGTTTGTCGGTGGCTCTACGCTGCTCAGTCTCTCTTATCGGGATCATGAGCGAAAAAAAGCACAAGGTCTGGCCGAAACCAGCCGCTTTATTTTCTCCGCGATCGCCACCTCAGGGGCCGGCGTGATGCTGGCAGTTGTGGGCTGGAAGGCGCTGGGCCTGATGATGTTACCTGTTTTACTGATCTGCCTGGTATCCACCTGGCAGTATGGTCATGCTCTGAGGAAAGATGGCGCTATCGCCTCACCTGCTGCTGAAGACGGTTCTTAA
- the tnpA gene encoding IS66-like element accessory protein TnpA — translation MNSQTTKDIPCFRSYLPDALRLRFEDKLTIRAIAQRLGLSHSTIHTLFQRFIASGIAWPLPDSVSFAQLDAILYANRKNESTRPEISEEKWRKERRASYSREFKVSLAKQALQPGAVVARIAREHDINDNLLFKWKSQYEDGLLSDDDIQECMPVPVALTDTPEPIRPVTNPFWRNKPDECPECDPENVPRCELHLKSGVVKLFDPLTPELLRALIREMKGGAR, via the coding sequence ATGAATTCCCAGACAACAAAAGATATTCCCTGCTTCCGTTCTTATTTGCCTGATGCCCTGCGTTTAAGATTTGAAGATAAACTGACCATCCGGGCCATCGCTCAGCGCCTCGGTCTCAGTCATTCCACAATACATACGCTTTTTCAGCGCTTTATTGCATCCGGTATCGCATGGCCATTGCCCGATTCAGTCTCATTCGCTCAGCTTGACGCCATCCTTTATGCCAACAGAAAAAATGAATCCACTCGCCCTGAAATCAGCGAGGAAAAATGGCGAAAAGAACGGCGAGCCAGCTACAGCCGTGAATTTAAGGTCAGTCTGGCTAAGCAGGCATTACAACCCGGTGCTGTTGTTGCCCGGATCGCCAGAGAGCACGATATCAATGATAACCTGCTGTTTAAATGGAAAAGCCAGTACGAGGACGGCTTACTGAGCGATGATGATATACAGGAATGCATGCCTGTCCCGGTGGCACTGACTGATACGCCAGAGCCGATCAGACCAGTTACAAATCCCTTCTGGCGTAACAAGCCTGATGAGTGCCCTGAGTGCGATCCCGAAAACGTCCCACGGTGCGAGCTGCATCTTAAATCAGGTGTGGTAAAACTGTTTGACCCTCTCACTCCGGAACTGTTACGGGCGCTAATCCGCGAAATGAAAGGCGGTGCCCGATGA
- the tnpB gene encoding IS66 family insertion sequence element accessory protein TnpB (TnpB, as the term is used for proteins encoded by IS66 family insertion elements, is considered an accessory protein, since TnpC, encoded by a neighboring gene, is a DDE family transposase.), whose amino-acid sequence MITLPTGTRIWIIAGVTDMRCGFNGLASKVQNTLKDDPFSGHIFVFRGRSGKMVKILWADRDGLCLFAKRLEQGRFVWPVTRDGKVHLTPAQLSMLLEGIAWQHPKRTERPGIRI is encoded by the coding sequence ATGATAACTCTGCCAACCGGTACCAGAATCTGGATCATCGCTGGCGTCACAGATATGCGTTGTGGCTTCAACGGGCTGGCTTCGAAGGTGCAGAATACGCTGAAAGATGACCCGTTCTCCGGGCATATCTTCGTCTTCCGGGGCCGCAGTGGCAAAATGGTGAAAATACTGTGGGCCGATCGTGACGGGTTGTGCCTGTTCGCCAAACGCCTCGAGCAGGGCCGCTTCGTGTGGCCGGTGACCCGCGACGGGAAAGTGCATCTGACACCCGCCCAGTTGTCCATGCTTCTGGAGGGGATCGCGTGGCAACATCCAAAACGGACGGAACGGCCTGGTATACGGATATAA
- the tnpC gene encoding IS66 family transposase — MNNTLPDDIEQLKALLIAQQAVIVRLSGEITGYAREIDSLRALVAKLQRMLFGRSSEKNREKIEKKIAQAEKRITELQNRLGEAQSQLTSMAGDTGSKTSDTPARKALPVTLPRDRRVISPAETECPVCSGKLKPLGESISEQLDIINTAFRVIETVRPKLACSRCDCIVQAPLPPKPIERSYASPALLARIIMAKFAEHLPLYRQSEIYARQGVELSRNTMGRWVDIMGEQLRPLYDELNHYVLMPGKVHADDTPVSVLEPGQGKTRTGRLWVYVRDDRNAGSTMPAAVWFSYSPDRKGIHPQQHLADYSGILQADAYAGYNALYESGRVTEAACMAHARRKLHDVHVRHPTAVTAEALNRIGALYAIESEIRGSPAEERLTARKARSVPLMQSLYDWIQQQMGTLSRHSDTAKAFAYLLKQWDALNEYCRNGWVEIDNNLCENALRVVALGRRNYMFFGSDSGGDSAAVMYSLLGSCKLNGIEPEAWLHHVISVINTWPANRVKDLLPWNVTLSVN; from the coding sequence ATGAACAACACACTCCCCGACGACATCGAGCAACTGAAGGCCCTGCTGATCGCACAGCAGGCGGTTATCGTCCGTCTGTCCGGTGAAATAACCGGCTATGCCCGCGAGATCGACTCACTCAGGGCGCTGGTCGCTAAACTGCAGAGAATGTTGTTCGGCCGCAGCAGCGAGAAAAACCGCGAGAAGATAGAAAAGAAGATCGCGCAGGCAGAAAAGCGCATAACCGAGCTCCAGAACAGGCTTGGCGAGGCGCAGTCGCAACTCACCTCAATGGCCGGAGATACGGGATCAAAAACATCAGACACTCCCGCCCGCAAAGCGCTTCCGGTAACACTCCCCCGTGACAGGCGGGTTATCTCCCCGGCAGAAACCGAATGCCCGGTCTGCAGCGGCAAACTAAAACCGCTGGGGGAAAGCATCTCTGAACAGCTGGATATCATCAACACTGCGTTCAGGGTAATCGAAACGGTCCGCCCAAAACTGGCCTGCAGTCGGTGCGACTGCATCGTGCAGGCACCACTGCCACCAAAACCCATCGAGCGCAGTTACGCCAGTCCGGCTCTGCTGGCACGCATTATCATGGCGAAGTTCGCTGAACACCTGCCGCTGTATCGTCAGTCGGAAATCTACGCCCGGCAGGGCGTGGAGCTGAGCCGCAATACGATGGGGCGCTGGGTTGACATTATGGGAGAACAACTTCGTCCGCTGTATGATGAACTGAACCACTATGTGCTGATGCCGGGTAAAGTGCATGCAGACGACACGCCGGTGAGTGTACTGGAGCCTGGTCAGGGTAAAACCCGTACCGGGCGGCTGTGGGTCTATGTTCGTGACGATCGTAACGCCGGCTCAACCATGCCGGCTGCCGTGTGGTTCTCCTACTCTCCCGACCGCAAAGGTATCCATCCACAGCAACATCTGGCGGACTACAGTGGTATCCTGCAGGCCGATGCCTACGCGGGTTACAACGCTCTTTATGAAAGCGGGCGGGTAACCGAAGCGGCCTGTATGGCACATGCCCGACGCAAGCTCCACGATGTTCACGTTCGCCATCCAACGGCGGTAACAGCAGAGGCGCTGAACCGTATCGGGGCGCTGTACGCCATCGAATCGGAGATCCGCGGTAGTCCGGCAGAAGAGCGACTGACAGCCAGGAAAGCCAGAAGTGTTCCGCTGATGCAGTCGCTGTACGACTGGATACAACAGCAGATGGGCACGCTGTCGCGTCACTCAGATACGGCGAAAGCGTTCGCATACCTGCTGAAACAATGGGATGCACTGAACGAATACTGCCGCAATGGCTGGGTGGAGATCGACAATAATCTGTGCGAAAACGCACTTCGAGTGGTGGCGCTGGGACGGCGTAACTACATGTTCTTCGGCTCTGATAGTGGTGGTGACAGTGCGGCAGTGATGTACAGCCTGCTCGGAAGCTGCAAACTCAACGGCATCGAGCCGGAGGCCTGGCTGCACCACGTGATCAGTGTCATCAATACCTGGCCTGCCAACCGCGTGAAAGATCTGTTGCCCTGGAACGTCACCCTCTCTGTAAACTAA